GACGACCACGCCATTGTCCGGGCCGGACTGCAAACCCTGCTCTCCGGCCTGCCCGACATGGAAGTGGGCGGCGAGGCCGGCTCCGGCGACGAGGCGGTGAAAATGGTCAGAGGGGGCGAATGGGATGTCGTGCTGCTCGACATTTCCATGCCCGAGAAGAGCGGCGTGGATACCCTGACCGAAATCAAGCGGCACCGGCCCGACCTGCCGGTCGTGATGCTCTCGATGCATCCCGAGAGCCAGTATGCGGTGAGCCTGCTGCGCGCCGGCGCGAGCGGCTACGTGTCGAAGGACGGCGCACCGGAGGAACTGGTGCACGCCATCCGTACCGTTGCCGCGGGACGCCGCTACGTGAGCGCCACGCTGGGGGAACTGCTCGCTGCGGACCTCGACCACAGCGGCGAGCGGCCGTTGCACGGCAGCCTGTCGGAGCGGGAATTCCAGATCTTCTGCAAGCTTGCCGCCGGGCAGCCGGTATCGCGCATCGCCGAGGAACTGTTCCTGAGCGTGAAGACCGTCAGCACGTATCGCACGCGCGTGCTGGAAAAAATGGGCATGAAGACCAACGCCGACCTCACTTATTACGCGATCAAGAATGGTTTGATCGAATAACACGTCGTGAGCACGAGGGCCTCCGTGAAGGTCTATCTGGTTGAAGATTCGCCCGTTCTGCGAGACCGGGTGATGGAAAGTCTGGCCGAGGACGAGCGGGTTTCGGTGGTTGGATACGCCGACACCGAAGAGGCAGCGCTCGCCGGCATCGCCGGCAGCGCACCGGACGCCGTCATTCTCGACATCCAGCTGCGGCGCGGCAGCGGGCTCAACGTGTTGCGGCGGCTGCCCTCGCTCTTGCTGCCTTCGCGCCCGCTCGTGATCGTGCTCACCAACTACCCTGAGTCGGAATACCGGCGTCGCGCGACCCAGGCGGGTTGCGATTT
The Betaproteobacteria bacterium genome window above contains:
- a CDS encoding response regulator transcription factor, whose translation is MKVYLVEDSPVLRDRVMESLAEDERVSVVGYADTEEAALAGIAGSAPDAVILDIQLRRGSGLNVLRRLPSLLLPSRPLVIVLTNYPESEYRRRATQAGCDFFFDKASEFDRVREVLADLASEGASAAS
- a CDS encoding response regulator transcription factor — encoded protein: MIRILIADDHAIVRAGLQTLLSGLPDMEVGGEAGSGDEAVKMVRGGEWDVVLLDISMPEKSGVDTLTEIKRHRPDLPVVMLSMHPESQYAVSLLRAGASGYVSKDGAPEELVHAIRTVAAGRRYVSATLGELLAADLDHSGERPLHGSLSEREFQIFCKLAAGQPVSRIAEELFLSVKTVSTYRTRVLEKMGMKTNADLTYYAIKNGLIE